A single window of Nicotiana sylvestris chromosome 3, ASM39365v2, whole genome shotgun sequence DNA harbors:
- the LOC104243160 gene encoding uncharacterized protein, producing the protein MFLREMPSYAKMMKDLMSQRFDFQNLSTVTLTQTCSVVVTRPMAQKLSDSCSFTIPCTIGSYVIAKALCDLEDIINLMPLAIYIKLCICRARPISMLLQMADHTVIRPIGILDDVLVQARKFVLPADFVILDYQVDEEMPIILGRSFLATRRTLIDCETGELKMRLNNEEIIFNVQHSMMRPSEFANCSLVEAVDVILQEEDETLYVNDPLKASLMN; encoded by the coding sequence ATGTTTTTGAGGGAAATGCCAAGCTATGCTAAAATGATGAAGGATTTGATGTCTCAAAGGTTTGACTTCCAGAACCTTTCTACTGTGACTCTGACTCAAACTTGTAGTGTTGTAGTGACAAGGCCTATGGCTCAAAAGTTGTCTGATAGTTGTAGTTTCACAATCCCATGCACAATTGGAAGCTATGTTATTGCTAAAGCATTGTGTGACTTAGAGGACATTATTAACTTGATGCCTTTGGCAATCTACATAAAGTTATGCATTTGTAGAGCTAGACCAATATCAATGTTGTTGCAAATGGCTGATCACACAGTGATAAGGCCAATAGGAATTTTGGATGATGTGCTCGTTCAAGCGAGAAAATTTGTACTTCCTGCAGATTTTGTTATTCTTGACTACCAGGTTGATGAAGAAATGCCCATAATTTTAGGAAGGTCATTCTTAGCTACTAGGAGAACATTGATTGATTGTGAGACTGGAGAGTTAAAAATGAGATTGAACAATGAAGAAATAATATTCAATGTTCAACACTCTATGATGAGACCCAGTGAGTTTGCAAATTGTTCGTTAGTGGAGGCAGTTGATGTGATACTACAAGAGGAGGATGAGACCCTTTATGTTAATGATCCATTAAAAGCTTCCTTGATGAATTAA